The genomic DNA GGCTGGCGGACGCGCTGGCCGCGCAGGCCGGCGAGCTCCTGCACGTGTCCAACCTCTTCTTCCACCCGTTGCAGGGCGAGGTGGCCGAGCGTCTGGCGCGGCTCTCCGGGCTGCCCCGGGCGTTCTTCTGCAACAGCGGAACCGAAGCGGTCGAGGCCTGCCTGAAGTTCGCCCGCCGCTACTGGCGGATGCAGGGCGCGGACGAGCGCTACGAGATCGTCGCGTTCGAGGGCGCGTTCCACGGCCGTACGTTCGGCTCGCTGTCCGTGACGGCCGGCGAGCCGTACCGGACCCCGTTCGCGCCGCTGCTGCCCGGCGTGCGGTTCGTCTCCCCGACCGATCCGGACGGGGTGCGCAACGCCGTCACCGGACGGACCGCGGCCGTCGTCGTCGAACCGATCCAGGGCGAGGGCGGGGTACGACCGATTCCGCGGGCGACCGCGGGGGCCATCGCCGAGGCATGCGAGGCGACGGGGACGCTGCTGATAGCCGACGAGGTGCAGTGCGGCCTGGGGCGCACGGGCCGGCCGTTCTACAGCGCAGCCCTCGGGCTGACTCCCGACCTGATGTCCGTCGGCAAGTCGCTGGGGGGCGGCTTTCCGGTCGCCGCGGCGCTCATGAGCGAGGCGGTCGCCGCGGCGGTGTCCTACGGCGATCACGGCACCACCTACGGCGGGAACCTGCTGGCGTGCCGCGCGGCGCTGGTCTTTCTCGACGCCCTCGACAACGGTCTCATCGACCGCGTGGCGACCGCCGGCCGCCGCTTCCGGCAGGGCCTCGACGCACTGGTGGCGGACAGCGGCGCCATTCACGAGGTGCGCGGGGACGGACTCATGTGGGGCATCGAGGTCGACCGGGCGGTGGCCGACCGCGCGGTCGACTGCGCCCTCGCGCGCGGACTGCTGATCAACCGCACCGCCGGCACCGTGGTCCGGCTGCTGCCGCCGCTCGACATCTCCGACGACGACATGGACGACGGGCTGCGGCGCCTGCGCCTCGCACTCGACGACGCCGGCGCGGCGCTGCCCGGGGCGTGAAGGGACGGAAACCGCGGACCATGGCCACCATGACCCAGATCGCAACCGCCGTGTCCTCGGCGTCGGGCGCCCGGGAGATCGCGATTCGACCCGCGACGGCCGAGGACGCCGGCCGCGTCTACCAACTCATCACCGAGAACATCGTT from Acidobacteriota bacterium includes the following:
- a CDS encoding acetylornithine/succinylornithine family transaminase; the protein is MTTRAEAVKAVEAAHVLQNYKRHPVVFVRGSGSRLVDTEGREYLDLLSGIGVASLGHAPRRLADALAAQAGELLHVSNLFFHPLQGEVAERLARLSGLPRAFFCNSGTEAVEACLKFARRYWRMQGADERYEIVAFEGAFHGRTFGSLSVTAGEPYRTPFAPLLPGVRFVSPTDPDGVRNAVTGRTAAVVVEPIQGEGGVRPIPRATAGAIAEACEATGTLLIADEVQCGLGRTGRPFYSAALGLTPDLMSVGKSLGGGFPVAAALMSEAVAAAVSYGDHGTTYGGNLLACRAALVFLDALDNGLIDRVATAGRRFRQGLDALVADSGAIHEVRGDGLMWGIEVDRAVADRAVDCALARGLLINRTAGTVVRLLPPLDISDDDMDDGLRRLRLALDDAGAALPGA